Within the Phaseolus vulgaris cultivar G19833 chromosome 9, P. vulgaris v2.0, whole genome shotgun sequence genome, the region ctaaatacaattataaaaaaaagtacacTTTTAATGAAAATGTGCCTGCCAAATATATCAGAATAGCTTAAGTTAGGATTTTCCACCACTATATCACACTATCCTTGATTATGGCCAACTTATATTTTGGCCGAGTTCTCAACTTGCTGTCATGAACATGTAACTGATGATCATCACAATTACTGTAACTGGAAGATGTGCAGCGGAAAAGGAATGGCATATACAATGATTCCATCTGCATTCTCTTGAAGATCCAATTAGTGACTTTTAGAGACACACTTCCATTATGCAGCTATTTCTTGGAATATTAAAAGGAGACATGCAACCtttgatttaaaacaaaacaCTCAAACACTTCTTAGCATTCCATTTCTTAAGTAACCAAAACACAATGCCATATATGAATACAAGCACGTCACATTTGTTGTGAATCAATATCTTTAACTGATTTGACACTGAATGTGCTAGTGCATTGATCTTTACCGCCAAATAATATAAAGCACAAAGTCATCATTTAGGttaagttttaaaaacaattcaaataggaaatttatttataaaattccaCATTGCAGCTACGACTTAAATAGAAGAACAGAATTTATGAGTAGgggtaatatttaaaaaaaaaagagcaagATATAGCCATGGACCTGAAATGAGGACTTCCCTTCACCAATTTTTGTCCATATTTGCGCCATCGGTAtccatcacttgatatccccaTATCCTCTGCTGCATGTACAACAAACTTTGGTTTCTTTCCAGGTTTTATTGCTGAATCCAAGCATGTTAAATCATCACCTTTGTTCAATCTAGTTATCATATTAAGGACAAGAGCATTAGACCATTACACCCAGTCACATATACAAGAAAAGAATTTATTCCTGAAATTACTTTCTTATGAAGAAAATTAATTCATATGCAACATGCCTTTTTTTTGGCTCGGGGTCATTGACATGCGCTTCCTTCAAAAAAACTTTACCCTTCTCACCATTAGATGAGTTTTCTAGATTCCTTTTAGCACTGCAAGGTGATTCATATAAAGGTTCTTTTGGAGAAGATGATGGATCAGAATCATTCCGAACTCTGCTAGACTGCTTTGGAACACTGCATTTCATTTTAGGTTCACTGTAAGGCAGGAATTTACATTCCTTAGTGGAATCAATTTTGTGTGGGGGATCATGACTATGTTGACTTTTGTAAACAATCTCTATCACATGTCCTGAATGGTCACAGAATTTAATCTTCTTAGCACAACAATTTGAATGGGTACATCTGTAATAACTTCGAGAACCTGTAGGACTCTTCACTTGCTTCTGGCCGTACTTCCGCCAGTTGTATCCATCAGATGCAGATGCCCTCGTAACAGAAACAGAAGATAAGGTTGTACCACCAGAAGGACTTCCTTTGTCCACTTTTGCCACTTTTACATTATTAGCCTTAGGAGGAGATGGTCTCTGTTCTGGTACAATTGGACCAGGGGCAGATGATAAATACTGTGATACAGAAGTTGGTGATAGTTTAGATAATGAAGTTGAACAAACAGACATCTGAAGTTGATTTTCTGTCTGTTTTTGAGGTGCCTCAACTGTCTCCTTTACAATAGTTTCCTCATCAGAATGCTGAGCTGACTCCTATACATAAAATGGTGCATTTCAGaactgaagaagaaaaaaaatggaaagaagAGAAGGAACAATTTTTCTTATGCTTAATTTGAATCCAGA harbors:
- the LOC137821911 gene encoding probable WRKY transcription factor 32 isoform X3 — protein: MRESAQHSDEETIVKETVEAPQKQTENQLQMSVCSTSLSKLSPTSVSQYLSSAPGPIVPEQRPSPPKANNVKVAKVDKGSPSGGTTLSSVSVTRASASDGYNWRKYGQKQVKSPTGSRSYYRCTHSNCCAKKIKFCDHSGHVIEIVYKSQHSHDPPHKIDSTKECKFLPYSEPKMKCSVPKQSSRVRNDSDPSSSPKEPLYESPCSAKRNLENSSNGEKGKVFLKEAHVNDPEPKKRLNKGDDLTCLDSAIKPGKKPKFVVHAAEDMGISSDGYRWRKYGQKLVKGSPHFRNYYRCTSAGCPVRKHIETAVDNTKALIITYKGVHDHDMPVPKKRHGPPSASLVAAAAPASMNNLQLKRTGLIQNQEISAQCSEDTEGELTGEALDLEGEKAIESARTLLSIGFEIKPC
- the LOC137821911 gene encoding probable WRKY transcription factor 32 isoform X1, with the translated sequence MEEEEATQQRLTDSSLTTHSLTSTASDEELLHSETLLLHSSDLPHHNAAPDMQRSSTAREIGLDESKESAQHSDEETIVKETVEAPQKQTENQLQMSVCSTSLSKLSPTSVSQYLSSAPGPIVPEQRPSPPKANNVKVAKVDKGSPSGGTTLSSVSVTRASASDGYNWRKYGQKQVKSPTGSRSYYRCTHSNCCAKKIKFCDHSGHVIEIVYKSQHSHDPPHKIDSTKECKFLPYSEPKMKCSVPKQSSRVRNDSDPSSSPKEPLYESPCSAKRNLENSSNGEKGKVFLKEAHVNDPEPKKRLNKGDDLTCLDSAIKPGKKPKFVVHAAEDMGISSDGYRWRKYGQKLVKGSPHFRNYYRCTSAGCPVRKHIETAVDNTKALIITYKGVHDHDMPVPKKRHGPPSASLVAAAAPASMNNLQLKRTGLIQNQEISAQCSEDTEGELTGEALDLEGEKAIESARTLLSIGFEIKPC
- the LOC137821911 gene encoding probable WRKY transcription factor 32 isoform X2, with the translated sequence MEEEEATQQRLTDSSLTTHSLTSTASDEELLHSETLLLHSSDLPHHNAAHMQRSSTAREIGLDESKESAQHSDEETIVKETVEAPQKQTENQLQMSVCSTSLSKLSPTSVSQYLSSAPGPIVPEQRPSPPKANNVKVAKVDKGSPSGGTTLSSVSVTRASASDGYNWRKYGQKQVKSPTGSRSYYRCTHSNCCAKKIKFCDHSGHVIEIVYKSQHSHDPPHKIDSTKECKFLPYSEPKMKCSVPKQSSRVRNDSDPSSSPKEPLYESPCSAKRNLENSSNGEKGKVFLKEAHVNDPEPKKRLNKGDDLTCLDSAIKPGKKPKFVVHAAEDMGISSDGYRWRKYGQKLVKGSPHFRNYYRCTSAGCPVRKHIETAVDNTKALIITYKGVHDHDMPVPKKRHGPPSASLVAAAAPASMNNLQLKRTGLIQNQEISAQCSEDTEGELTGEALDLEGEKAIESARTLLSIGFEIKPC